A region from the Methanofollis liminatans DSM 4140 genome encodes:
- a CDS encoding response regulator, producing MGHNVLVVDDDRVTLEMMDLILHRIGYEPLIPQSIPEALEIARKRRPDLILLDVQMAPVDGWGFLDALLEGRAGADIPVMLFTARHLLPEEYARYGRRVVGVLEKPISPLELKEALDGYFSEGSG from the coding sequence ATGGGACATAACGTCCTTGTCGTGGACGACGACCGGGTCACCCTCGAAATGATGGACCTGATCCTCCACAGGATCGGCTATGAACCGTTGATCCCGCAGAGCATCCCTGAGGCGCTGGAGATCGCCAGGAAAAGGAGGCCTGACCTGATCCTCCTGGACGTGCAGATGGCGCCGGTGGACGGATGGGGGTTCCTCGACGCACTTTTGGAGGGGAGAGCGGGAGCGGATATCCCGGTGATGCTCTTCACCGCTCGCCACCTGCTGCCAGAAGAATATGCACGATACGGACGGCGCGTCGTCGGTGTGCTGGAAAAGCCGATCTCCCCCCTCGAACTGAAAGAGGCGCTGGACGGCTACTTCTCTGAAGGAAGCGGATGA
- a CDS encoding radical SAM protein, with amino-acid sequence MYKNDGNGIVERFPDAFLAAFPVAIETLPVLHFFPGAKFLQVCTVGCNLSCGGCVSEILVGHAESLAASGTALTIDDLLGLAASHACNGIAFALNDPIASFPTFCRLAERAREEGLSVGCSTNGYMTEASALRLRELVDFVNVGLKGVTEESYRACGARSVEPVLRTIRLLHEGGVHVEISAVYRRGREDEVLGAARMIAAISPDIPLQVMRFVPFGDAGPGEEPTIYASEGLCDRLRAILPWVYLFNSPGTRYLTTFCPACGTSCIEREFFGPMGTHLSGEARTVCSCGHALPVQGPISPEIFYEPGMMGGYRVTRGLEMVWAILNCLGVQDQSVLAGIWARVLRTGMLGKELHDRMNNIDAYLDLVMDFAHQTGREEAGRDLCGYIRERLDYIRERTADAPRPRVYYAMGHPLFALNAGRFEGKLVEAAGGTYVNRAIVREGKPGVSISREEFLELAPEYLFTSGFLTSPEEDSLRYCTEHGLDVPAVKNGRVYSMHPSWDFGSPRWILGLMTIANLLHPDRFAFAIEEEADRFYRRFYGVPYRAVASNRSFAHPGAERR; translated from the coding sequence CTGCCGGTGCTTCACTTCTTCCCCGGCGCGAAATTCCTCCAGGTCTGCACGGTCGGGTGCAACCTCTCGTGCGGCGGGTGCGTCTCGGAGATCCTCGTCGGGCACGCGGAGTCGCTTGCAGCCTCAGGCACGGCCCTCACCATCGACGATCTGCTCGGCCTCGCCGCTTCCCACGCCTGCAACGGGATCGCCTTCGCGCTGAACGACCCGATCGCTTCCTTCCCGACCTTCTGCCGACTCGCGGAGAGAGCACGGGAGGAGGGGCTCTCAGTCGGGTGCTCAACGAACGGCTACATGACCGAAGCGTCCGCCCTGCGACTCCGGGAGCTGGTGGATTTTGTCAACGTCGGTCTCAAGGGGGTAACCGAAGAGAGTTACCGCGCCTGCGGGGCCAGGAGCGTTGAGCCGGTCCTGCGCACGATCAGGCTGCTCCACGAGGGTGGGGTGCATGTCGAGATCTCTGCTGTTTACCGGCGGGGCCGGGAAGACGAGGTGCTCGGTGCGGCGCGGATGATTGCGGCGATCTCACCCGATATCCCCCTGCAGGTGATGCGGTTCGTCCCCTTTGGCGACGCGGGGCCTGGGGAGGAACCGACAATCTACGCGAGCGAGGGACTCTGTGACCGGCTCCGCGCGATCCTGCCCTGGGTCTACCTCTTCAACTCGCCGGGCACGAGATATCTGACGACCTTCTGCCCGGCCTGCGGAACATCCTGTATCGAACGGGAGTTCTTCGGTCCGATGGGCACCCACCTCTCCGGAGAGGCCAGGACGGTCTGCTCGTGCGGCCATGCCCTCCCTGTCCAGGGCCCTATCAGTCCTGAGATCTTCTACGAACCCGGGATGATGGGCGGGTACCGGGTCACCCGGGGGCTGGAGATGGTCTGGGCGATCCTGAACTGCCTCGGTGTGCAGGACCAATCAGTCCTCGCCGGGATCTGGGCCAGGGTGCTCCGGACCGGGATGCTCGGGAAGGAACTGCACGACCGGATGAACAACATCGATGCGTATCTTGACCTTGTCATGGACTTCGCGCACCAGACCGGGCGCGAGGAGGCCGGGCGTGATCTCTGTGGATACATCCGGGAACGGCTGGATTATATCAGGGAGCGAACGGCAGACGCACCGCGGCCCCGTGTCTACTACGCGATGGGACACCCGCTCTTCGCCCTCAACGCGGGCCGGTTTGAGGGGAAACTCGTGGAGGCCGCCGGCGGCACCTACGTTAACCGCGCCATCGTACGGGAGGGTAAACCGGGCGTCAGCATCTCCCGCGAGGAGTTCCTCGAACTCGCGCCCGAGTACCTCTTCACGTCGGGTTTCCTCACCTCCCCGGAGGAGGACTCCCTCCGTTACTGCACGGAGCACGGTCTCGACGTGCCGGCGGTCAAAAATGGGCGGGTCTACTCGATGCATCCTTCCTGGGATTTTGGGAGCCCCAGGTGGATCCTCGGCCTGATGACGATTGCAAATCTCCTCCACCCCGACCGCTTTGCCTTTGCGATCGAGGAAGAAGCGGACAGGTTCTACCGCCGGTTCTACGGGGTGCCCTATCGGGCGGTGGCTTCCAACCGCTCGTTCGCCCACCCTGGAGCAGAGCGCCGGTAA